One part of the Haliotis asinina isolate JCU_RB_2024 chromosome 2, JCU_Hal_asi_v2, whole genome shotgun sequence genome encodes these proteins:
- the LOC137274736 gene encoding galactoside alpha-(1,2)-fucosyltransferase 2-like codes for MYPHRASLHNSMQTIAAEWRSPNVSRNIHSIVTTTPSQSRIVSTCKDQFLSKFTKHHTYLCSIAPGRLGNQMFAYASAYGIAKRQNRTIVIEKSLSLSRIFSLKAQLIDDICVCDDARNVQPRWSCRFDRRFFKTSFPQGVNVRLHGYLQSWMYFRHVEDDIRRQFTFTDSYRKVAKEIIEKTVTAGGRKAKTVIAVHIRRGDIVTVPKFVSHGYRVPNDKFFFKAFAFYREKVSDPVFLLFSDNFEWTKRHLTGNDIIYMEGHNATTDMALMIECNHTIMSVGTFSWWAAYLAGGTTIYYRHPAWNGTELRKQYSKDYSDYFMPEWIGME; via the coding sequence ATGTATCCTCACAGAGCCTCGCTCCACAACAGTATGCAGACCATCGCCGCTGAATGGAGATCTCCCAACGTCTCCCGTAACATCCACTCCATTGTTACAACCACACCATCGCAGTCCCGGATCGTCTCCACCTGCAAAGACCAATTTCTTAGTAAATTTACGAAACATCACACCTACCTCTGCAGCATAGCGCCTGGTAGGTTAGGTAACCAGATGTTCGCATATGCATCTGCGTATGGCATTGCAAAACGTCAGAACAGAACAATTGTCATTGAAAAATCTCTTTCCCTAAGCAGAATCTTCAGCCTGAAAGCTCAGTTGATTGACGATATCTGCGTGTGTGATGATGCCAGGAATGTTCAACCACGATGGAGCTGTCGGTTTGATAGAAGATTCTTCAAAACATCTTTTCCACAAGGGGTCAATGTCCGTTTGCACGGATAtctacagtcttggatgtactTCCGACACGTGGAAGACGATATCCGGCGGCAGTTCACCTTTACAGACTCCTATAGGAAGGTTGCAAAGGAGATAATCGAAAAGACAGTAACTGCTGGTGGGCGGAAGGCAAAGACAGTCATAGCTGTCCACATTCGAAGAGGGGACATCGTAACAGTACCTAAGTTTGTCAGTCATGGATACAGAGTTCCAAACGACAAATTTTTCTTCAAAGCGTTTGCCTTTTACCGTGAAAAGGTATCGGATCCTGTGTTTCTTCTTTTCTCCGACAATTTCGAATGGACGAAGAGGCACTTGACCGGAAATGATATAATCTATATGGAAGGCCACAACGCCACGACTGACATGGCGCTGATGATAGAGTGCAATCACACCATCATGTCGGTAGGGACCTTCAGCTGGTGGGCCGCCTACCTGGCGGGAGGTACCACCATATATTACCGACATCCGGCCTGGAACGGAACTGAACTCAGAAAGCAGTATTCCAAGGACTACTCTGATTATTTTATGCCTGAATGGATTGGGATGGAGTAG